The proteins below come from a single Methanothrix thermoacetophila PT genomic window:
- the scpB gene encoding SMC-Scp complex subunit ScpB — MDAKALVEAMLFAAGRPLSVEEISGLSGLDAKDVLDAANSLLREYASRGGGIEVRAVEGSFVMQVRGDLAQSVAMVAPRELDSSVIRTLAVIAYRQPIMQSELARIRGNKCYEHVRLLERMGLISASKKGRTRELRTTRGFAEYFGLQSASPEFLRGIIAGKREIIGITPIYESLARRLGIDYVIVNPYRPEDGDIAKLREVHLLIASPGYAEKIRKHYSGEIIEIGTSTFSKLKEGVEKLMLMRRDVPGAEALIREVDAALKDYRERAKGLGPVKPLTPIASEIALDMHLDVEERGVTAAADYTGENAEIIIPTHQEGHIDIIERIRQRYDAMLDGLRERHR; from the coding sequence GTGGATGCGAAAGCTCTTGTGGAGGCGATGCTATTTGCAGCGGGCCGGCCTCTCTCTGTGGAGGAGATATCAGGCCTCTCGGGACTCGACGCCAAGGATGTGCTCGATGCCGCGAATTCCCTCTTGAGGGAGTATGCATCACGCGGTGGTGGCATCGAGGTGAGAGCTGTCGAGGGATCTTTTGTGATGCAGGTCAGAGGAGATCTCGCCCAGTCAGTGGCAATGGTCGCGCCGAGGGAGCTCGATTCCTCAGTGATACGCACGCTTGCTGTTATCGCATACAGACAGCCAATAATGCAGAGCGAGCTGGCACGGATCCGTGGGAACAAATGCTACGAGCATGTCAGGCTCCTGGAGCGGATGGGTCTGATAAGTGCGAGCAAGAAGGGCAGAACCAGGGAGCTGAGGACGACAAGGGGGTTTGCGGAGTACTTCGGCCTGCAGTCGGCGAGCCCCGAGTTCTTGAGGGGGATTATCGCCGGGAAGCGTGAGATTATTGGAATCACCCCGATATACGAGAGCCTGGCCAGACGCCTTGGCATCGATTACGTGATTGTAAACCCATACAGGCCTGAAGATGGTGATATTGCCAAGCTCAGGGAGGTCCATCTCCTTATAGCGTCCCCAGGATATGCAGAGAAAATAAGAAAGCACTACTCAGGGGAGATCATCGAGATCGGCACGTCGACGTTCTCGAAGCTGAAGGAGGGTGTGGAGAAACTGATGCTTATGCGGAGAGACGTTCCGGGTGCAGAGGCTCTGATCAGAGAGGTTGATGCCGCTTTAAAGGATTACAGGGAGAGGGCAAAAGGCCTGGGTCCGGTGAAACCCCTGACGCCGATTGCAAGCGAGATCGCGCTGGACATGCATCTGGATGTAGAAGAACGCGGTGTGACTGCTGCAGCCGATTACACAGGCGAGAACGCTGAGATCATAATACCCACGCACCAGGAGGGCCATATAGATATAATCGAAAGGATAAGACAGAGATACGACGCAATGCTTGATGGGCTCAGAGAGCGGCATAGGTGA
- a CDS encoding matrixin family metalloprotease codes for MIVRVLFSGDDSEREMLSSLFEMSFQNLGLSMEFSNPQEDLQGRTDAVVLLSMLLRKFGAHPAILVVDGEIYLAGVGSIFGCAAGRCAITTTFGLSRGAWMNVVMHEIGHILGLDHCIERCLMQPAMNEEEVERRPFALCEQCFWIAREKQRGPASEYDLHPVP; via the coding sequence ATGATCGTGAGGGTACTCTTCAGCGGGGATGATTCGGAGAGGGAGATGCTCAGCTCTCTGTTTGAGATGTCCTTTCAGAATCTCGGCCTCTCCATGGAGTTCTCGAATCCGCAGGAAGATCTGCAGGGCAGGACTGACGCCGTGGTACTCCTGAGCATGCTTTTAAGAAAATTCGGAGCACATCCAGCCATCTTGGTGGTTGATGGCGAGATATATCTCGCTGGCGTGGGTTCGATATTCGGATGTGCGGCTGGGCGATGCGCCATCACCACGACCTTTGGTTTATCAAGAGGCGCCTGGATGAACGTGGTCATGCACGAGATAGGGCACATTCTCGGGCTGGATCACTGCATCGAGCGCTGCCTAATGCAGCCCGCAATGAATGAGGAAGAGGTCGAGAGACGACCGTTCGCGCTGTGCGAGCAGTGCTTCTGGATCGCAAGGGAAAAGCAGCGTGGTCCAGCCTCTGAATATGATTTGCATCCTGTACCCTAG
- a CDS encoding Mrp/NBP35 family ATP-binding protein yields MRRIKRKMLVGSGKGGVGKSTVAAYLAIWLAKRGYSVGLLDADITGPNIPKLLGIEDERLTVGPDGIHPATVGNIKVVSMALILPTSGTSVVWRGPMKMAAIKQFLSDVCWGDLDYLIVDLPPGTSDEPISLVQLIPDLDGVVVVTTPQDVAIIDTLKSIDMFRKMNVRIIGMVENMSGLVCPHCGKRVEAFGSGNGEVHARDMDVDFLGSVPVDPELSMLYRYLDGIEVSSPGLRSMEAIAFKITRALDTDDREGTLQRG; encoded by the coding sequence ATGAGACGGATAAAAAGAAAGATGCTTGTGGGAAGCGGCAAGGGCGGTGTGGGCAAAAGCACAGTGGCAGCGTATCTCGCGATCTGGCTGGCAAAGAGGGGTTACAGCGTCGGCCTGCTTGATGCGGATATAACAGGACCGAACATACCCAAGCTGCTTGGAATAGAGGACGAGCGTCTTACAGTGGGGCCTGATGGTATACATCCTGCAACTGTTGGCAACATCAAGGTCGTGTCAATGGCTCTGATACTCCCGACATCCGGAACATCGGTCGTATGGCGCGGCCCTATGAAGATGGCGGCCATAAAACAGTTCCTCTCGGATGTCTGCTGGGGTGATCTCGATTATCTGATCGTGGATCTGCCGCCCGGAACGAGCGACGAGCCCATAAGCCTCGTCCAGCTGATACCCGATCTGGATGGTGTCGTGGTCGTCACAACACCGCAAGATGTCGCCATCATCGATACTCTGAAATCAATCGACATGTTCAGGAAGATGAATGTGCGCATAATCGGTATGGTCGAGAACATGAGCGGTCTTGTATGCCCTCACTGTGGGAAGAGGGTGGAGGCATTCGGATCGGGAAATGGAGAAGTCCATGCCAGGGATATGGATGTGGATTTTCTGGGTTCAGTTCCTGTTGATCCGGAGCTGAGCATGCTGTACAGGTATCTTGATGGTATTGAGGTGAGCTCACCAGGGCTCAGGTCGATGGAGGCGATAGCTTTCAAGATAACACGTGCGCTTGATACAGATGATCGTGAGGGTACTCTTCAGCGGGGATGA
- a CDS encoding DNA topoisomerase I, whose amino-acid sequence MHLIIAEKHDAAKRISEILAGKKPTVTKVSGIDTFRFDDRVVIGLSGHIVGLDYPECYNNWHKVDYRDLIRAEIVSRPTQERIVSALRKLGREADRVTIATDYDREGELIGVEALCILQEVNPSIKADRVRFSAITKSEILRAFAQPEEVDFNLAASGEARQIIDLVWGAALTRFISITSGRLGKEFLSVGRVQSPTLALIVDREKEIESFQPKPYWEIYADLEKGIRVRHSKSRIWTRDEVDRILNSLSDVARVRSISKGERRDRPPTPFDTTSFISAASSIGFTAANAMRIAESLYTNGYISYPRTDNTVYPPSIDLRSLLEMLSSGPFREDALELMKGSITPTKGKRSTTDHPPIYPTSVADKDDLKEDQWKIYELVVRRFFATLSGECVWETTSISFDIGDEVFRANGSRILDLGWRRYYPYSRAEENVLPPLREGEGLKVLSHEVLSKETQPPARFGQGRLVKLMDELGLGTKSTRHDIISKLYARAYIHGNPIRPTKTAYAVVDTLQRHAPAITKPEMTRTLENDMLKIAERKITKGEVIEESRQMLEAVFDELLAHRKEIEDSLREGLRVDRIVGKCRLCGSDLIIRRGRRGARFVGCSGYPECRFTLPLPRGGMIVVTERRCETHDMNHIRIINRGKRPWDLGCPYCNFNNWQAKKGSKTQRMPELDDISGIGPKSRERLESAGIKTLEALVSTDPASISESTGISIKKIISWQESARSIIHKGEQGGEVPGSSTC is encoded by the coding sequence ATGCACCTCATCATTGCTGAGAAGCACGATGCTGCGAAGAGAATATCCGAGATTCTTGCAGGTAAGAAACCGACTGTTACAAAGGTTTCCGGCATCGATACATTTCGTTTTGATGACCGTGTTGTTATAGGCCTCAGCGGCCATATTGTGGGCCTGGATTATCCTGAGTGCTACAACAACTGGCATAAGGTCGATTACAGGGATCTCATCAGGGCGGAGATCGTATCGAGACCGACGCAGGAGAGGATAGTCTCAGCTCTCAGAAAGCTCGGCAGAGAGGCAGACCGCGTAACGATCGCCACAGACTATGATAGAGAGGGAGAGCTCATAGGTGTTGAGGCCCTCTGCATACTGCAGGAGGTCAATCCATCCATAAAAGCGGACAGGGTGCGGTTCAGCGCCATAACAAAAAGCGAGATTCTGAGGGCATTCGCCCAGCCGGAAGAGGTCGACTTCAATCTTGCCGCATCCGGCGAGGCGAGGCAGATCATAGACCTCGTGTGGGGCGCTGCACTGACGAGATTCATATCGATAACATCAGGTCGGCTCGGGAAGGAGTTCCTCTCTGTGGGCAGGGTTCAGTCGCCGACGCTGGCGCTGATCGTGGATCGCGAGAAGGAGATCGAGTCGTTCCAGCCGAAACCCTACTGGGAGATATATGCAGATCTCGAGAAGGGTATCAGAGTAAGGCATTCAAAATCCAGGATCTGGACCAGGGACGAGGTCGACCGCATATTGAATTCTCTGAGCGATGTGGCACGCGTCAGATCGATATCCAAAGGGGAGCGGAGGGATAGGCCGCCAACGCCCTTCGATACCACCAGCTTCATCAGTGCGGCCAGCAGCATCGGCTTCACAGCGGCAAACGCGATGAGGATTGCAGAGTCCCTCTACACGAATGGCTACATCAGCTATCCAAGGACAGATAACACAGTGTACCCACCATCGATCGATCTGAGATCGCTGCTCGAGATGCTCTCATCAGGACCTTTCCGTGAGGATGCACTGGAGCTGATGAAGGGCAGCATCACACCTACAAAAGGAAAACGCTCGACAACGGACCATCCCCCGATATACCCGACGTCTGTAGCTGATAAAGATGACCTCAAAGAGGATCAGTGGAAGATATACGAGCTTGTTGTAAGGCGGTTCTTCGCGACACTCTCTGGAGAGTGCGTCTGGGAGACCACAAGCATCAGCTTTGATATCGGGGATGAGGTATTCAGGGCGAACGGCTCCAGGATTCTGGACTTGGGATGGAGAAGGTACTATCCATACAGCAGGGCCGAGGAGAACGTTCTTCCTCCTCTCCGGGAGGGAGAGGGGCTGAAGGTCCTCAGCCATGAGGTGCTGTCTAAAGAGACCCAGCCGCCTGCCAGGTTCGGGCAGGGACGTCTCGTCAAGCTCATGGACGAGCTGGGCCTGGGTACAAAGTCGACCAGGCATGATATAATCAGCAAGCTCTATGCGAGGGCCTATATCCATGGCAATCCGATAAGACCGACGAAGACTGCGTACGCTGTTGTCGACACGCTCCAGCGCCATGCCCCTGCGATCACGAAGCCTGAGATGACAAGGACTCTCGAGAACGACATGCTCAAGATCGCAGAGCGGAAGATCACAAAGGGCGAGGTCATCGAGGAGTCGAGGCAGATGCTAGAAGCTGTATTCGATGAGCTTCTCGCCCACAGGAAAGAGATAGAAGATTCGCTGAGGGAGGGACTTCGTGTCGACAGGATCGTGGGAAAGTGCAGGCTGTGCGGCTCCGATCTGATTATAAGACGTGGCAGACGAGGTGCCAGGTTTGTGGGGTGTTCCGGGTATCCTGAGTGCAGGTTCACGCTCCCCCTCCCCAGGGGTGGCATGATCGTTGTCACGGAGCGGAGATGCGAGACGCACGACATGAATCACATCAGAATCATAAATCGTGGGAAGAGGCCATGGGATCTCGGATGTCCATACTGCAACTTCAACAACTGGCAGGCGAAAAAGGGATCAAAAACGCAGCGGATGCCCGAGCTTGATGATATCTCGGGGATAGGTCCGAAGAGCAGGGAACGCCTCGAAAGCGCGGGAATAAAAACGCTGGAGGCGCTTGTCTCCACAGACCCTGCCAGCATCTCAGAGTCGACTGGCATCAGCATCAAAAAGATCATCTCGTGGCAGGAGTCGGCCAGGAGCATCATCCACAAAGGAGAGCAGGGCGGCGAGGTGCCCGGATCATCCACGTGCTGA
- a CDS encoding TldD/PmbA family protein — MEFFDTRIVRGRRISIVVDNSKVEEISESIFQGVAVRALVDGAWGFVRSDSIEDLERSIERACGIARAIGGREILNLAESERGLSCRVPVKKDPSSVSLEEKVDLVREIERAARLPGISSTRVFYTDILTETEYSSSDGASLRSSVTRTGFGISAVAMRSGLLQSSSEIRAGVCGLELIEREDPFELARRAARTALDLLDARVPEGGRFPVVLDQELGGVFIHEAVGHAAEGDIVLEGGSILQGRVGEQIGSELVTVKDDPSLMHYGHYPFDDEGSAARETVLVENGILRSYLHTRETAGRLGGSPRNARAQGYNRPIVRMSNTYLANGDWSLEEIFEEMRDGVYLIGSRGGQVNTAEGIFQFNARRGYLVRKGEISELIRDVSLSGQTLSILKGVRAVADDLRFNSGGCGKGGQVVPVGDGAPHILIDEAVVGGAG, encoded by the coding sequence ATGGAGTTCTTCGATACCAGGATCGTGAGGGGCCGGAGGATAAGCATAGTCGTTGACAACTCGAAGGTCGAGGAGATCTCGGAGAGCATATTCCAGGGCGTGGCGGTCAGAGCTCTCGTGGATGGCGCATGGGGCTTCGTGAGGAGCGACAGCATTGAAGACCTTGAGAGGAGCATCGAGAGGGCCTGTGGGATCGCCAGGGCAATCGGTGGCCGTGAGATACTTAATCTGGCTGAGAGCGAGAGGGGTCTCAGCTGCAGGGTGCCGGTGAAGAAGGATCCATCATCGGTCTCCCTGGAGGAGAAGGTTGATCTTGTCAGGGAGATAGAGAGGGCAGCAAGGCTCCCCGGGATCTCGAGCACGCGTGTGTTCTACACAGATATTCTCACTGAGACAGAGTACAGCAGCTCAGATGGAGCATCGCTGAGAAGCTCCGTGACCAGGACTGGCTTCGGGATAAGCGCCGTCGCCATGCGGTCCGGCCTCCTCCAGTCGAGCAGCGAGATAAGAGCTGGTGTCTGTGGGCTGGAGCTGATCGAGCGGGAGGATCCGTTTGAACTGGCGCGCAGGGCAGCCAGAACAGCCCTCGATCTGCTGGACGCGAGGGTCCCTGAAGGCGGGAGGTTCCCGGTCGTGCTGGACCAGGAGCTGGGCGGTGTATTCATACACGAGGCTGTGGGGCATGCCGCAGAGGGAGACATAGTTCTCGAGGGTGGATCGATACTCCAGGGGAGGGTCGGAGAGCAGATAGGCTCTGAGCTTGTAACTGTTAAAGACGATCCATCTCTCATGCATTACGGCCATTATCCCTTCGATGACGAGGGATCTGCAGCGAGAGAAACAGTTCTCGTTGAGAACGGGATACTGAGATCTTATCTCCATACAAGAGAGACTGCCGGAAGACTTGGGGGGAGTCCGAGGAATGCAAGGGCTCAGGGATACAACCGCCCGATAGTGAGGATGTCAAACACATACCTGGCCAATGGCGACTGGAGTCTGGAAGAGATCTTTGAGGAGATGAGAGATGGAGTTTACCTCATAGGAAGCCGTGGCGGCCAGGTCAACACCGCTGAGGGGATCTTCCAGTTCAATGCCAGGAGAGGCTATCTTGTGAGGAAAGGAGAGATCTCAGAGCTCATAAGGGATGTCTCACTCTCGGGCCAGACCCTGAGCATTCTGAAGGGCGTCAGAGCGGTCGCAGACGACCTCAGGTTCAACAGCGGAGGATGCGGAAAGGGTGGTCAGGTTGTGCCTGTGGGCGATGGCGCGCCGCACATCCTGATAGATGAGGCGGTCGTCGGCGGTGCTGGATGA
- the lonB gene encoding ATP-dependent protease LonB, with translation MLSMEEPNELLGSIQFEDTSSITVPESLIDQVIGQEEAVEVIKKAAHQRRHVMLIGSPGTGKSMLGKAMSELLPVEELQDILVYHNPEDNNNPRIRVVPAGRGRQIVDAHKMEARKKVQTRNMFFMLIVMGLIVYAYYTGQLLFGIIAAALIFLSMRYLIPKEDVFIPKLLVDNSGKKTAPFVDATGAHAGALLGDVRHDPFQSGGLETPSHERVECGAIHRAHKGVLFIDEINTLRLESQQSLLTALQEGMYPITGQSERSSGALVRTEPVPCSFIMVVAGNLDAVQGMHPALRSRIKGYGYEVYMRDTMEDTVENRDKLIRFVAQEVVRDGKIPHFTRDAVAEIIREAKRRSGRKGHLTLMLRDLGGLIRVAGDIARSEGAPLTEARHVIEAKKMARSLEQQMADRYLERRKEYSMYKSSGDEVGRVNGLAVIGDSGIVLPIMAEVTPAQSKEEGRVIATGRLQEIAKEAVTNVSALIKKLQGEDITTKDVHIQFIGTYEGVEGDSASISIATAVVSALEGIPVKQSVAMTGSLSVRGDVLPVGGVTQKIEAAAQAGIKTVLIPKSNMGDVLVDESIRDKIEIIPVSNISEVFEYSLAGQRSKLLEKLRRFATEKKIGISIPDGIPSPAMSIL, from the coding sequence ATGTTGAGTATGGAAGAACCGAACGAGTTGCTTGGCAGTATTCAGTTTGAGGATACAAGCAGCATCACCGTCCCCGAGAGCCTCATAGACCAGGTCATAGGTCAGGAGGAGGCGGTGGAGGTGATCAAGAAGGCGGCACATCAGCGCCGCCACGTGATGCTCATAGGCTCGCCCGGTACAGGCAAGTCAATGCTGGGAAAGGCCATGAGCGAGCTCCTTCCTGTGGAGGAGCTGCAGGATATCCTGGTGTATCACAATCCGGAGGACAACAACAACCCACGCATCAGGGTCGTGCCCGCAGGTCGGGGCAGGCAGATCGTGGATGCACACAAGATGGAGGCCAGGAAGAAGGTCCAGACGAGGAACATGTTCTTCATGCTCATCGTCATGGGGCTGATAGTCTACGCCTACTATACAGGCCAGCTTCTCTTCGGGATAATCGCAGCAGCACTGATATTTCTCTCAATGAGGTATCTCATACCAAAAGAGGATGTGTTCATTCCGAAACTTCTTGTCGACAACAGCGGCAAGAAGACAGCTCCATTCGTTGATGCAACAGGTGCACACGCCGGAGCTCTGCTCGGTGATGTCAGGCATGATCCTTTCCAGTCTGGCGGCCTCGAGACCCCTAGCCATGAGAGGGTTGAGTGCGGCGCCATACACAGGGCTCACAAGGGTGTGCTATTCATAGATGAGATCAACACGCTCCGGCTGGAGTCGCAGCAGAGCCTTCTCACAGCCCTTCAGGAGGGCATGTATCCGATAACAGGTCAGAGCGAGAGGTCCTCAGGAGCGCTCGTGAGGACTGAACCTGTGCCATGCAGCTTCATAATGGTCGTCGCGGGGAACTTGGACGCGGTTCAGGGAATGCACCCGGCGCTCAGGTCCCGCATAAAGGGCTACGGCTATGAGGTCTACATGAGGGACACCATGGAGGACACTGTGGAGAACAGGGACAAGCTGATAAGGTTCGTGGCCCAGGAGGTTGTGCGTGACGGCAAGATCCCGCACTTCACCAGGGATGCTGTGGCCGAGATAATCAGAGAGGCGAAGAGGCGTTCCGGCAGGAAGGGCCATCTGACGCTGATGCTCAGGGACCTCGGAGGTCTTATACGTGTCGCCGGCGATATCGCGAGATCTGAGGGCGCTCCACTGACCGAGGCCAGGCATGTCATAGAGGCCAAAAAGATGGCGAGATCGCTGGAGCAGCAGATGGCTGACAGATATCTCGAGAGGCGAAAGGAGTACAGCATGTACAAGAGCTCTGGCGATGAGGTGGGGAGGGTGAACGGGCTTGCTGTCATTGGCGATTCCGGCATCGTCCTGCCCATAATGGCAGAGGTCACTCCTGCCCAGTCCAAGGAGGAGGGGCGGGTGATTGCGACCGGCCGGCTTCAGGAGATCGCGAAGGAGGCCGTGACAAACGTCTCAGCTCTGATCAAGAAGCTCCAGGGAGAGGACATAACAACAAAGGATGTCCATATCCAGTTCATCGGCACATACGAGGGCGTTGAGGGGGATAGCGCGTCGATATCGATAGCCACAGCGGTAGTCTCTGCGCTTGAGGGAATACCAGTAAAGCAGAGCGTCGCGATGACGGGCTCCCTCTCAGTCAGAGGAGATGTGCTACCCGTCGGAGGGGTAACACAGAAGATAGAGGCGGCTGCCCAGGCCGGGATAAAGACCGTGCTCATACCAAAATCCAACATGGGCGACGTGCTGGTGGATGAATCCATACGGGACAAGATAGAGATCATACCCGTGTCCAATATCAGCGAGGTCTTTGAGTACAGTCTTGCCGGGCAGAGGTCCAAGCTCCTCGAGAAGCTCAGGAGATTCGCAACAGAGAAGAAGATAGGTATCTCAATACCGGATGGCATTCCAAGTCCAGCGATGAGCATACTCTAG